Within Agelaius phoeniceus isolate bAgePho1 chromosome 27, bAgePho1.hap1, whole genome shotgun sequence, the genomic segment CCTTCGCTATCGCTTCCATACGAATCGCGGGTCTCTGGGGCGTCCCCCTTCTTCACTATGGCCGTTCCGGCGTtgagtgctgtcccctggccaggagtaCTCCCGTCGCCCGGACTCGTCCCGATCCCGGGTTTCGGCACCactatgttgccttcttgtgaaggccacGGCGACCTGGTTTCAGGGTCCAGCACTTCGATCTCCTCcgtgggatcccttgtggccaataacggacgctgacaccaatgtggtggacggttaaaggcatttattgaggggtcttaagggtatttatggactaaggggtctctctacgtcagacaggggtttggctatactttctaaggttagtatggagtggaaagttactggcatgcataggttaggggggctacacgtctggctacattccaagggtgatccttatctatggggaggggggtagaaggattcctgtaactttccgttacagcctgaaatcttccgaacgcctgtccctggcctaccacagACCCCACCCTTTTTGGCAAATCTGTCATAGGGGACATAGGAATAAGTAACTAGAAATATAGAGGGGGGAAGAACATCTAATTCAAGTAGACATGAGATTCACTTAAATCTAGAATTGGGAGAGGAAGCCACCTTGAGTCAACTTGCATTAAAAtgatttgatgaacaaaatgggtaaaaggggggaattgtaatgagttaatgtcttagtttgttcatcaagttgctaaaaagactataaaaaggggaaaagccaataaaaaccgcaaggatagatgtaaccagttaatatgttgcaagatgaatataacgggctaatgtactgcaaaataaatgtcataaggcttaaaccgcaaactgtcagaagctaatatgctgaaaggctaactaagcaATGTGTAACTCTATGTAgctatgtgcctatatatggtaaaggctattgtaagacctcAAGGAAGAGGACGGGAGCCTTCGTCCAggcgaccaccagaaggcagaataagaccccctagcaactatcggcacagacgcagagaacaccggaaggacacccaacaacaacagataaaaaggaggactgaactgccaAGGGGTGTGGGCCGTTGGTGGAGCTgtgactccccggctacacccagcgctcccgggtgggtgcaagccttttgttggcttcacccagtgctgtaatttgcctattatcgcttgctctatcaattaataaattacatttcatttggactcacttgtcggtGATTGATTCCTCACCGCAACTTATAACAAATGGCATCATTAGACTACAAGCTGTCCTCGgaataaccaaccagacagctccagctcctgaccttcctgctgagcaatccactgaaatgaggaacacaACATTTCACCATGGCATGGGATCAGATCATCTGTTAGCAGAAAAAAGAGGCGTTTGTGGAAAATTAAATGACTCAAACTGCTGTTGGCAAATAGATGACAAAGGAAAAgtggtggaaaaaaaaccacaacggaaacaaaaaagcagctcatgtaTTGGTCCAAATGTGAAAAGGACGGGAATGGGACACGGTTTTGTGGTTCCGTGGCAGAGCATGGGTTAAACGAATGCTGTTTCTGCTCTCCTGTGCTACAGCAACTCTCACCTTTTTACCGTGCTCCACACCTTGAgagtgcagctcattcagcagctgagcgAGGGGATGCAGGTGGCAGCCAGGCCTCCTGATCCAGAAACGGCTACAGAAGGACAGGGAATGAGGGCACTGAGAACACTCCCAAAACAAAGAGGACTCAGGAAAAGAAACTGAGTCAATGGCAATTAATATTTGTAAAGacaaatattgaaaaaaaaacaataggAGGAGGGATTGCAAGGAATAAAATGAATGTGTCTTTAGAAAAAGAGATGGTGTGAATCTGCTTGGAGATTGGGTGGGGGACTTGTAGAGTTTTAAAAGAGTTCCTAATTGACACGGACTGCTGCTCAGCCAAGGTCCGGCTAAATTCCTGAACTTTAAGGGGAAAAACAAAGACTTAATGCAGTTATGAATTTAGGGTGTTTATACTAAAGCGGGGTGCATAGTAAAGAGCACATACAGTAGGTAGATCGAGCAGCCTTGTACCTTCCAAGtacctgagccagtggggaaagggagagggagaagtggacaggaaattaggataaaaaacAAGGCTACGTTTTAAAGACCTCCTGGGAAATGCCCCacggcctctccctctgctcagcaataaagtcacttgtacaggactcctctgtctcctcgggGCACAGAAACCTCCGGCCACGCGAatttccctgcacagccccgggcacggggcagccgcctctgtcccagccacagcaaccgggccgagccagcgctgctccggcagcggctcctgccgaGGCAGCGGCCGCAAGGAGACCGCGGGCAGGGGATGCCCGAGAGAGGCCCCGAGCCCCTGGGAagcccctgcagagccatgGAAGCGGCTCCTGGCGGCACCTGTGAGCCCGGGGGGGATCCTCGTGGAGCAGCCCGTTCCCGAGGGACCGTGTCCcgtgggagggaccccaggctggagcaggacgAGGATTCCTGTCCCTGAGGGGAGGCTGTGACATGACCGGGCTCTGACCCCCATCCCCTGCGCCTCTGGatggggagaagggagggaatgCAGGATGGAGTTAAGCCCGGGAAGGAGAGAGAAGTGGGGGGAGGATATTTGCATAGGAATTATTTCAGTTCTCATTCTCTTGCCCTAGTATGTTtgataataaattcaattaatttccCCAAGTCAAGTGTGAGAGGAATGATGGATTTTGTCCTTACAAACaggctgtgggtctgctggtagatcaaaccagcactgagagataaaagaaacaatgggaaagattccactgattgatgaacgggaaaagatatttgcttttacaaacaaactttaggtttgctgataaatgaaattgaacattgaaaggtgaaagaaacaatgagggaaaaccctaaattccataagaattaaaaattaaaagggagggttatacattaaaGGGAAATCTTCAGTATCGGGCGTATCGGGAAGCCTGAACCTCTCacgtacctcagccaatggggaaagagagaagggaaatgcggCCGGGAAACtgggataaaaagggaggcTGCGTCCTCCAAAAActggagagaccccaggggaatgccccatggcctctccctctATTCgaataaagtaaaaggactcctctgtctcctttttgaacataaacctctgatgtttgtggattaattttcctgacaagTGTGTTGCGCCCGTCACCAGTGATTGAACTGTTCCAACCCTTACCCAGACCCTCGAGCCTTTCCTTACGTGCTCtgttccctgcccagggggaggagggaagtgACAGAAAGGTTTTGGCGTCTCTCCAGCatccccggctccggccggggctgcaggtgggtccCTCTTCCGTCCCGCACTCACCCCAGCTCCCAGCGCCCTCAGGGCCCGGTCACGCCGGGCTCCCGGCGGTtcggggcagcagcagcggctcCTTCGCCTcctgcccgggccgggccccgcgcCAGCGCCGCTCCTCAGCCGCGGCTGCCGGGAAATGCCGGGAGTTCGGGGAAAGGGAGACGAGGCAGTGCCGTGTGCAGAGCCCGCCCCTCGCTGCGATTGGCTGATTCTGCCATCACTCCGCGATCTGGCCGCTGATTGGTCAGAGTCGGGCTAAGCACGGCCCCCGGTGCCGCCCTGAGGGCGCCCCTGGCTCGGCAGAGCCGCCATTATCGGAGCGTCCGTGCGGGCCCGGGAGGGGCGGCAGCGGCCGGAGCCTGATGAGGTGGCGGCGCAGCTCGGAGGCGGCCCCAGCGCAGCCTCCGGGGACGGGGCAGCcccctctgtcccagccacaggaaccgggccgagccagcgctgctccggcagcggctcctgccgaggcagcggccgcaaggagaccgcgggcagccgctcccgcagcgccctcaCGCCAGCGGCAACACGCGCCGGACACGGCACAAGGAAcccgcctgagccccctgccgcccccgaggcccgcagcgagccccgagcccccgcacaacccagcgcggctcccacctgcgctgcggccgcctcccagctccgccgccgcctcctcaCCGGTGGGTCCCTGGATGATCcggtcactcccagtatgttcCAAATCGCTCCCGGTAGGATCCCAATTGCCCCCAACACGGTCCGAGTGGCTCCCAGTCATGCCCTGTATGATTCCTTTCAGTAAGAGAGCCCAGTGTGGCCCCAGTCACCTCCAGTATGAGCCCAGTCACACCTTACCCGATGCCATTTGCCCCTGCTGtggtcccagttgctcccagtataAGTCCAGTCACCTCCAGTACGATCCCAGTTACTCCCAGTACTATGCCAGTCATTCCAAGTGTGACCCcatcagtcccagtatgatcccagtatgaccCCAGCATgggccagctgctcccagtatgatcccagttgctccctgcATTATTCCAGTTTCTCCTCTTTGCCCTTACTACAGATCtgatcactcccagtatgattccagtcagtcccaggatgatccaaaccattcccagtccctcccagtatatctCAATTGTCTCCTGCATGCTCCCAGTAGCCCTCAGTGTggtcccagtatatcccagtatgaCCCCTGGTGCCCCAGTTCTGCTCCCAGTGGGTTCTtttcccagtctctcccagtccctccccagcagctgctgccgtTTCCCAGatcctgccccccccccccccccccccccattcccgggcactgggacccccctgtacccccttatcctgcaccaacaccccctgtacccccttatcctgcaccaacaccccctgcaccccctttcccgggtatcctcctctcccagcccctggatcccccgtttccgtgaccctggggacccccgggcccccattcctggccagcccagggcacctcagccccagcctccctttgctgggaaacccggcctgggcacggggctCTGCGGCCGCTCTGGGATTTATGGTCCCCCagaagaaagggagagaacagcagagagagagagagagagagagagagagagagagagagagagagagagaaggactTACATTTCCAGGCACCGGGAACCCCCTAAACCTCCATTCCTAGGCAGAGAACATTTTGGGTCCTGTGACCCCTCTCAGTCCCCTTACCCAGCACTGagacccccctgaacccccattcctgaGCACGGGGACCCCCTTGAGCGCCCATTTCCGCCCACCCCGACCCCCCTGTACCCTCTTCGGCAGCATCAGAACCCCCCTGAACGCCCTTTTCTGGTCATCGGCGCCCCTGGAACCACCATTCCTGATATCGGGACCCCCTTGAACCCTGAATTCCGGGAAGGAAACTCCCCCTGAACCCGCATTCCCGGGCACGGGAACCCCCATTTCCGGGCACCGGGATTCCCCTGCACCCCCTAATCCGGGAATGGGACCCCCCCGCACCCCCGTCAGTGCTctgggaccccctgcacccccattcccggccatcccgcccttcccagaccccagaCCCGCCCTTTTCCTCGGCTTTTGCACCCCCGATCTTCCAAATTTCTGCGTCTCCCCCGTTCTCCATTCCCGGCGCTTCCTGGAAGGGGTTCCAGGAGGTCCTGGAGGGTCCCCCGGGGTCCCAGCGAGGATCCAGTGGGATCCAGatgaattccctggaattccccttttccccgtCTCGCTTTCCCCAGCACCGGATCGCAGCCAGGCCATTATCTGGCACCAGGACCCCCCTAAACCCCGATTCCCGGGAAGGGACTCCCCCTGGGAGAGTCCACTTCCAGAGATCCCCATTGCATCCCCTTATGCAGCATCaggaccccctgaacccccattctgcTGCACCAGGACCCCCGTGCACCCCCATATCCATGACTGgaaccctcccaaaccctccattctcagggacagggaccccccctgcagccccttaTCAAGCCCAGGGatccccctgcaccccctttcccggccCTCCCCCTCTCAGAGACCCCAGCCCCCGCTTTTCCTtgaccccagcaccccctgcacccccactcctgccttccccagccctcaCCCACCACCTTCCTCAACACCGGGGGCCCGtgcaccccctttcctgggcacagggaccccctgcaccccccaTTGCCCTCAGCCCCCTTTCCTTGACCTGGGACCCCCTGAACCTCCGTTCCTGGGCATGGgacccccctgcacccctgaTCCGGGACTGGGACCCCTCCTGGACCCTCCTCACGTGTTctgggaccccctgcacccctccCCGCCCCTCCCGCCCTTCCCAGAGCCCCGACCCGCccttttccttcacctttgCACCCCCAGATCTCCCAAATTTCCGGGTCCCCCCAGTTCTCCATTCCCGGCGCTTTCTTAaaggggggtcccaggggtcccAGGTGGTTCTCAGAGGGCACCAGGGCGGTCGCAGCGGGGATCCAGAGGGATCCTGAAGGATTCTCTGGAATTCCCCcgtcccctcctcttccccgCCCTCCTCGGTCCCTTTCGCTTCCGCGTCCCAACCTGCGAGACCTGGATCTGCCCGGCGACCGGTGACGTCACTAGCAGATCGTGCTTCCATTGGCGGGCAGGAAATAGCAgcgccaatggcggggccggaggcggcttTGAGggcggggccagggctgtgggcGGGACCGCAGCGGAGCAGCGCCATGGCTCCGGCGCTGGGTCTGGGACTGCTCTTGGGGCTCCTGGGGTTcctgggggacccggggggCGCGACCAAAGGTGAGTGGGAAACCCGGAACCGGGAAGGAAACCCCCTGAATCGCAATTCCGGGGCACCGGGACCCTCCTGAACTTCCGTGTCCGAGCACCGGGACCCTCCTGAACTTCCATTTTCGGGCACCGGGACCCTCCTGAACTTCCGTGTCCGAGCACCGGGACCCTCCTGAACTTCTATTACCTGGCATGGAAACCCCCCATAGCCCCATTTTGGGTCCTGTGAcccccctccatccccttccccagcactgggacccccctgtaccccctcatctggcaccgggaccccccctACCCCCATTCCTGGGCAGGGAAACCCCCCTGAACCGCCATTCCCGGGCATGAGAATCCACTGAGCCCCCATTCCTGAGCATGGGGACCCCTTGAGCGCCCAtttctgggcacagggacccccctgtacccccttccccagcaccaaGACCCCCTGAATCGCCATTTACGGGCACTGGGGCCCACTTGAACACCGAATTCTGGGAAGAGAATCAcctgaacccccatttctgGGCACGGGGACCCTCATGAACGTTCATTTCCTGGTAGTGGGACCCCCCTATACCCCCTTATCTGGCCCCGGGACCCACTGAATCTCCCATTTCTGGGGATCAGGATCTCTTTGAATCCTGAACTGAGGCACGGGaacccccctgcacccccttatccagGACTGGGATCCCCCCTCACCCCTGTCAGTGCTCCGGGACCCCCTGTCCCCCTTTTTGGGCATCCTGGTTTCCCCAGATCCCAAACCCTTTGGACCTTTTCCTTGACCTTTGGACCCCCCAGATCTCCCAGCTTTGTTTCCTCCCCATTTTCCACTCCCACTGCTTCCCGAAGCGGGATCCCAGAGGGTCCCAGGGGGGTTGCAGCGGATCCAGATGAGCTCCCTGAAATtcccccatcccctcctccctgcGTTCCCCCGGTCTCTTTCCCGTCTCCCAAGCTGCGTCCCCGGGATCCGcccgcctctcccagccccagacTTCCCTTTCCGTgacccagggaccccctggagccccattcctgcctttcccagctcccagaccCCACTGCCCTCAACACCGGGGACCCCTGGATCCCCTTTAGTGGGTGCAGGgaccccctggatcccccatcCCGCCTCTCACAGTCCCTTCCTTGAACCTTGAACCCTTCCTGGCTCTCCTGGTTCCACTTCCCGACCCTtggacacccccagaccccccaggCTCTGCGTCCCTCCAGTTCTCCATCCCCTGTGCATTCGGTGGGGAGGTCCCAGGGAGTCCAGGAGGGTCCCAGGGGGGATTCTgggccccaggacccccctgaaTTTTCAgttctgggcactgggacctCCCTGCACCCTCTTATCCAGTACCAAttcccccctgcaccccctttcccgtcCATCCCGCCTTCCCCAGACCCCTCTTTGTCTCTGAGACCCCCTGGACCCCCATTCCTGCTTTTCTCAGCCCCCAGCTCCTCATTTCCTCTGCATCAAGGACCCCTAAGCCTCCCATTCCCTGGTCTCCCCACCTTGTGACCCCTTTCCTTGGCACTGGGGACCCCTGAACCCCCCatcctgcctctcccagcccctgtatccccctttcctgggcacgGGATCCCCTGGAACCCCCatcccacttctcccagtcCCTGCACCCCTCACCCCTTCCATAACCCTggaaccccctgagcccccattcctGGACACCAGGACCCCCTGCAAGCCCTTTCCTGTTCATCCCACCTCTCCCACCCTGTACACCCTTTCCTTGGCCCCAggatccccaaaccccttcccagctctcccagttcCCCTTTCATTGATCCGTGATCTCCTcaatccccccaaatctccGTGTCCCCCCAGTTCTCCACTCCCTGCGTTACCTGAATGTGGCGGTGTCAGAGCCCAGCGCGGGGATCCCCCAGTTCATGGATATTGGATTCGTGGATGGGATCCCCTTCATGCGCTTCGACAgcgagcggggccgggcagaGCCGCTGACACAGTGGATGAAGGATGGAATCGAGCTGGAATATTGGGATAGGGAGACCCAGATTGCTGAGGGGAACCAGCACGTGTATGCCAGGAACCTGGAGATACTGCGGGAGCGATACAACCAGAGCAGGGGTGAGTGgggggatctgtggggctgggatgggatctgtggggttGGGATGGGAACTGTAGAGCTGGGGTgaggatccatggggctggaatgggaacTATAGGTCTTAGATGTGGATTCACAAGGCTCCAAGGGGCTGAAAATGGGGATCCATTAGGTTGGGATGGGATATTTTGTGATCCATGGGCTGGGATATGGAtccatggagctgggatgggatctgtggggctgggatgggatctgtggggctgggaaaggaacTGTAGGGCTGAGATGGGGATCCatggagctgggacaggatCTGTAGGTCTCAGGTGTAGATTCACAGGGCTCCAAGGGGCTGAAATGGGGATCCATTAGGCTGGGATGGGATAGCTTGTGATccatgggactgggatgggatctgtggggaCAGGTTGGGATTCATGGGGTTGGGAtgtggatccatggggctgggatgggatctgtagggctggaatgggatctgtggggctgggattggatccatggggctggggggaggaTATTTGCGTAGGAATTATTTCAGTTCTCATTCTCTTGCCCTAGTATGTTtgataataaattcaattaattttcCCAAGTCAAGTGTGAGAAGAATGATGGATTTTGTCCTTACAAACaggctgtgggtctgctggtagatcaaaccagcactgagagataaaagaaacaatgggaaagattccactgattgatgaacgggaaaagatatttgcttttacaaacaaactttaggtttgctgataaatgaaattgaacattgaaaggtgaaagaaacaatgagggaaaaccctaaattccataagaattaaaaattaaaagggagggaaaTCATGGGGCTGAGATGGGATCTGTAGGTCTCAGGTGTGGACTTACAGGGCTCCAAGGGGGTGAAATGAGAGTTCATTAGACTGGGGTAGAATATCTCGTGATCCATGGGTTGGGATTGGATtcatggagctgggatgggatctgtggggctgggtTGGGATCCATACGGCTGGGATGTGCatccatggggctccaaggggCTGAGATGAGGCTCTGTGGGTCTCCATCAGActctggggctctgtggggctgggacacaATTCCATGGGTCTCTGTGGGTACAATCCCCCCAGGTCTCCACACACTGCTGTGGGTTTACGGCTGTGACCTCCTGTCCGATGGGAGTGTCCATGGATCCCGCCGGAATGGCTACGATGGGCGGGATTTCATCTCTTTTGACCTGGAATCCAGGAGATTTGTGCCAGCCGACAGCGCTGCTGAGATCACCAGGAGGCGCTGGGAACAGGAAGGGACCATGGCTGAGGATTGGACGAATTACCTGAAGCACGAATGCCCAGAAGAGCTCCAGAGATTCATTGGATAtgggcagaaggagctggagcgCAAAGGTGGGAGCAGCATTCCtgtgagggatttgggaatggagAACCTGAGAAATGGGAATTCCTGTGGGAATTCCATGGGCAGATCTCATCTCCATCCCATTCCTGTTGGAATTCCATGGGTAGAGCTCACCCAATCCCATTCCTAGGGAATTCCATGGTCAGATCTCACCCCAGACCCATTCCAGTGGGAATTCTATGGATGTCCATTACCATTATTCCATTCCAGAGCCCCCTGATGTCCATGTGTCCGGAAGAGAGGAACACGGGACGCTGATCCTGTCCTGCCACGTGTACGGATTCTACCCCAACACCATCGCAGTCAGCTGGATGAAGGGGGGTGAAACCTTGGATCAGGAGACGGAGTGGGGCGGGATCGTTCCCAACAGCGACGGCACCTTCCACACCTGGGCCAGGATCGAGGCGCTGCCGGAGGAGCGGGAGCAGTACCGGTGCAGGGTGGAGCATCCCGGAATGCCAGAGCCCGGGATCTTCGCTTGGGGTGAggctgggaatgtggggattGGGAATTTGGAATTCCTAAATGGGGattcccctccctctcctcacTATCCCGCGTTTCCCAGAGCCGACATCTGGCGGGAATCTCTTCATGGTGGTTGCTGTGTCTGTCATCGctgccatcctcatcctcatcttcatcgGATTCGGCGTCTGGAAGCTCCAATCCGGTAACACACGGGATGGGGGTCGGGAAGGGACACGGATCCACCCAGCACCGTTCTGGGAATCCTGTGCCACCAATTCTGATCCCACTTTGTTTCCACAGGGAGGAGGGACAGGAATGGATACAACCCAGCAGCCGGTGAGTTCCAATGGCGGATCCAGCTCTGGATCCCCTCTGTGTGGATCCCAGGATGGATCTTGGGGTTAATCCCAGTGTGTGATCCGTGCTGGAATCTCATGGATCTTCTCTTTCTGCAGGAAAAGATGTGGGAACCAATGGCTTGAGCACAGGTACGGAGCAGGATCAGGGTGGGATCCCAGAGGGGGATCAGGGCAGGATGGATGGACTGGGATCAGGGAGGGATTCTGGATCAGAGCAGGGTCCAGAATGGGATCAGGTGGAATTGTAGAGCGGGATTTGGGCTGGATTCTGGAGCAGGATCAGGAGGGATGGAATGGAGCAGGATCTGGTTGGGGTTCCAGAGAATGACTGGGGCAGGATGGATGGGGCGGAATGCggtgggatggatggagcaggGTTGGGGCAGAATGGATGGAGTGGGAGCAGGATTGCAGCAGGATTGGGGTGGGATCATGTGGGattctggagcagctcctgctctccatgGGCTCCAGCCAGGTCCATCCTGTGGAATGGGGACAGGGTGACACCATGACCCTCTCTCATCCTGGCAGGAATCACTGCCTGAGCGATCCATGGAGCTGgatcctgccccttccctcttccccGGAAAGCCgagagctgccagcagagctcatcccac encodes:
- the LOC129132019 gene encoding class I histocompatibility antigen, F10 alpha chain-like isoform X2 produces the protein MRWRRSSEAAPAQPPGTGQPPLSQPQEPGRASAAPAAAPAEAAAARRPRAAAPAAPSRQRQHAPDTAQGTRLSPLPPPRPAASPEPPHNPARLPPALRPPPSSAAASSPVGPWMIRSLPEIAAPMAGPEAALRAGPGLWAGPQRSSAMAPALGLGLLLGLLGFLGDPGGATKVLHSLRYLNVAVSEPSAGIPQFMDIGFVDGIPFMRFDSERGRAEPLTQWMKDGIELEYWDRETQIAEGNQHVYARNLEILRERYNQSRGLHTLLWVYGCDLLSDGSVHGSRRNGYDGRDFISFDLESRRFVPADSAAEITRRRWEQEGTMAEDWTNYLKHECPEELQRFIGYGQKELERKEPPDVHVSGREEHGTLILSCHVYGFYPNTIAVSWMKGGETLDQETEWGGIVPNSDGTFHTWARIEALPEEREQYRCRVEHPGMPEPGIFAWEPTSGGNLFMVVAVSVIAAILILIFIGFGVWKLQSGNTRDGGREGTRIHPAPFWESCATNSDPTLFPQGGGTGMDTTQQPVSSNGGSSSGSPLCGSQDGSWG
- the LOC129132019 gene encoding class I histocompatibility antigen, F10 alpha chain-like isoform X1, which gives rise to MRWRRSSEAAPAQPPGTGQPPLSQPQEPGRASAAPAAAPAEAAAARRPRAAAPAAPSRQRQHAPDTAQGTRLSPLPPPRPAASPEPPHNPARLPPALRPPPSSAAASSPVGPWMIRSLPVCSKSLPEIAAPMAGPEAALRAGPGLWAGPQRSSAMAPALGLGLLLGLLGFLGDPGGATKVLHSLRYLNVAVSEPSAGIPQFMDIGFVDGIPFMRFDSERGRAEPLTQWMKDGIELEYWDRETQIAEGNQHVYARNLEILRERYNQSRGLHTLLWVYGCDLLSDGSVHGSRRNGYDGRDFISFDLESRRFVPADSAAEITRRRWEQEGTMAEDWTNYLKHECPEELQRFIGYGQKELERKEPPDVHVSGREEHGTLILSCHVYGFYPNTIAVSWMKGGETLDQETEWGGIVPNSDGTFHTWARIEALPEEREQYRCRVEHPGMPEPGIFAWEPTSGGNLFMVVAVSVIAAILILIFIGFGVWKLQSGNTRDGGREGTRIHPAPFWESCATNSDPTLFPQGGGTGMDTTQQPVSSNGGSSSGSPLCGSQDGSWG
- the LOC129132019 gene encoding class I histocompatibility antigen, F10 alpha chain-like isoform X3; this encodes MRWRRSSEAAPAQPPGTGQPPLSQPQEPGRASAAPAAAPAEAAAARRPRAAAPAAPSRQRQHAPDTAQGTRLSPLPPPRPAASPEPPHNPARLPPALRPPPSSAAASSPEIAAPMAGPEAALRAGPGLWAGPQRSSAMAPALGLGLLLGLLGFLGDPGGATKVLHSLRYLNVAVSEPSAGIPQFMDIGFVDGIPFMRFDSERGRAEPLTQWMKDGIELEYWDRETQIAEGNQHVYARNLEILRERYNQSRGLHTLLWVYGCDLLSDGSVHGSRRNGYDGRDFISFDLESRRFVPADSAAEITRRRWEQEGTMAEDWTNYLKHECPEELQRFIGYGQKELERKEPPDVHVSGREEHGTLILSCHVYGFYPNTIAVSWMKGGETLDQETEWGGIVPNSDGTFHTWARIEALPEEREQYRCRVEHPGMPEPGIFAWEPTSGGNLFMVVAVSVIAAILILIFIGFGVWKLQSGNTRDGGREGTRIHPAPFWESCATNSDPTLFPQGGGTGMDTTQQPVSSNGGSSSGSPLCGSQDGSWG
- the LOC129132019 gene encoding class I histocompatibility antigen, F10 alpha chain-like isoform X4; translation: MRWRRSSEAAPAQPPGTGQPPLSQPQEPGRASAAPAAAPAEAAAARRPRAAAPAAPSRQRQHAPDTAQGTRLSPLPPPRPAASPEPPHNPARLPPALRPPPSSAAASSPVGPWMIRSLPVCSKSLPEIAAPMAGPEAALRAGPGLWAGPQRSSAMAPALGLGLLLGLLGFLGDPGGATKVLHSLRYLNVAVSEPSAGIPQFMDIGFVDGIPFMRFDSERGRAEPLTQWMKDGIELEYWDRETQIAEGNQHVYARNLEILRERYNQSRGLHTLLWVYGCDLLSDGSVHGSRRNGYDGRDFISFDLESRRFVPADSAAEITRRRWEQEGTMAEDWTNYLKHECPEELQRFIGYGQKELERKEPPDVHVSGREEHGTLILSCHVYGFYPNTIAVSWMKGGETLDQETEWGGIVPNSDGTFHTWARIEALPEEREQYRCRVEHPGMPEPGIFAWEPTSGGNLFMVVAVSVIAAILILIFIGFGVWKLQSGRRDRNGYNPAAGKDVGTNGLSTGITA